In a genomic window of Sediminispirochaeta bajacaliforniensis DSM 16054:
- a CDS encoding DHH family phosphoesterase → MGRFAKVAGFIERHEAFFISGHETPDADALGSEIALYRALRHLGKRVKIVNADPAAQKYDYLDPEGVIDILDPDPAVVYPLPEDVASWGHFILDTNDIGNIGHVASHILPYVGEYYIIDHHELGDDLFTDNHIEENASSTSEILYGLLTELNIPINLEVAVALYTGIMYDTGSFIYPKTSARTFGIAHDLVAIGVNPNEMYQHIYESNSIPALKLQSKVLASLELYYDQHVAVQTMLRETIAACGARYEEADSFINVPLKSKDIRVSIFFKENEQGILRCSLRSKGNINVAAIAQTFGGGGHRTAAGFKSAFRLETIKTKVLGMLQSYFESGSE, encoded by the coding sequence ATGGGGAGATTTGCGAAAGTAGCCGGATTTATCGAACGTCATGAGGCTTTTTTTATTTCCGGTCATGAGACGCCCGATGCCGATGCTCTCGGTAGCGAAATAGCTTTATACCGTGCTCTTCGCCATTTGGGTAAGCGAGTAAAGATTGTCAATGCCGATCCGGCCGCACAGAAATATGACTACCTCGATCCCGAAGGGGTTATCGATATCCTGGACCCTGATCCGGCGGTAGTATATCCTCTGCCCGAGGATGTCGCTTCCTGGGGACATTTTATCCTCGACACAAACGATATCGGAAATATCGGCCATGTTGCCAGTCATATTCTTCCGTATGTCGGTGAATACTATATCATTGACCATCATGAGTTGGGAGATGACCTGTTCACCGACAATCACATCGAAGAAAATGCCTCGTCTACCAGTGAAATTCTTTATGGTTTGCTGACGGAATTGAATATTCCGATTAATCTTGAGGTTGCGGTAGCCTTATATACGGGAATCATGTACGACACCGGCTCCTTTATTTATCCGAAAACCAGTGCACGGACCTTCGGCATTGCACACGATCTTGTGGCAATCGGAGTCAACCCAAATGAAATGTATCAGCATATCTACGAGAGTAACTCTATTCCCGCTCTGAAACTTCAATCAAAGGTCCTTGCAAGTCTCGAACTCTACTACGACCAACATGTTGCCGTTCAAACCATGCTCAGAGAAACCATTGCGGCCTGTGGGGCAAGGTATGAAGAGGCTGATAGTTTCATCAATGTTCCTTTAAAAAGTAAAGATATTCGTGTATCTATCTTCTTTAAGGAAAACGAACAGGGAATTCTTCGTTGTTCGCTGCGTTCCAAAGGCAATATTAATGTCGCGGCGATTGCCCAAACCTTCGGAGGCGGGGGACACCGTACCGCCGCCGGTTTCAAGAGCGCCTTTCGGCTCGAGACCATAAAGACAAAGGTTCTGGGAATGCTGCAAAGCTATTTTGAATCAGGAAGTGAATAA
- a CDS encoding vWA domain-containing protein, translated as MVKKRVLTIFIFFLGISGILYADTRKGNIELFVLLDKSLSMVEEIDSVKEYVADELVDRLLIPGDLFVLINFYGKTDRFFSGEVESRADIEALKDSLTSITADGRFTDIGSALDILEKTVEAIPVRQGRKRYLLLLTDGKQEAPPDSPYYSPDGSFNHRLLEHTKEIAKKGWKIHILGIGTETAAEELAKELSAAFSSVREKPEEREIAQQLSGLMISISAKLSSNKITIDDQEIKIPLELEISDAGEGENLILRFDSLIFTAADGARMVLTPEDRQMRLTENEGRTVQKEPSFRFSSQEAVPGKPAKGEIRFVFNGDTVFQPAVFDIVLTPGDKTSSDRKEAEHGGGWRARWPFVLAGLIALIVIVRFASIALGKKRDDDDKRRKNPVE; from the coding sequence ATGGTGAAAAAAAGAGTTCTGACGATTTTTATCTTTTTCCTGGGCATCTCGGGGATTCTCTATGCCGATACAAGAAAAGGAAATATCGAATTGTTTGTCCTGCTGGACAAGTCCCTTTCGATGGTCGAAGAGATAGACTCCGTAAAGGAGTATGTGGCTGATGAGCTTGTCGACAGACTTCTTATTCCCGGTGATCTCTTTGTTCTGATTAATTTTTACGGCAAGACCGACCGCTTCTTTTCCGGTGAAGTAGAGTCCAGAGCGGACATCGAAGCCCTGAAAGATTCACTCACATCCATTACTGCCGACGGACGGTTTACAGACATCGGAAGCGCATTGGATATCCTCGAAAAGACGGTGGAGGCCATTCCCGTCCGACAGGGCAGAAAACGTTATCTCCTTTTACTAACGGACGGGAAGCAGGAAGCTCCCCCCGACAGCCCCTACTACTCACCCGACGGCAGCTTTAATCATCGGCTTCTCGAACATACCAAAGAGATTGCCAAAAAGGGCTGGAAGATCCATATCCTCGGCATTGGAACGGAAACGGCGGCCGAGGAGTTGGCCAAGGAACTTTCGGCCGCATTTTCTTCCGTGCGTGAAAAGCCCGAGGAAAGAGAGATTGCGCAGCAGCTCTCCGGTTTGATGATCTCCATCTCGGCAAAGCTATCCTCGAACAAAATCACTATCGATGATCAGGAAATAAAAATCCCCCTCGAGTTGGAAATTTCCGATGCCGGTGAAGGAGAAAACCTGATTCTCCGCTTTGATTCCCTTATTTTCACCGCCGCAGATGGTGCCCGGATGGTACTTACTCCCGAAGATAGACAGATGCGTCTGACGGAAAACGAGGGAAGAACCGTACAGAAGGAGCCCTCCTTCCGTTTTTCGTCTCAGGAAGCCGTTCCCGGCAAACCTGCGAAAGGAGAAATTCGCTTTGTGTTTAACGGCGATACCGTTTTCCAACCAGCGGTATTCGACATAGTTCTCACTCCCGGCGATAAGACCTCTTCCGATAGAAAAGAGGCCGAGCATGGAGGAGGATGGCGGGCCCGATGGCCTTTTGTCCTAGCAGGTCTCATTGCCCTCATCGTTATCGTCAGATTTGCCTCTATTGCGTTGGGGAAGAAGAGAGACGATGATGACAAACGACGCAAGAATCCGGTAGAATAG